ACCTCGACCACGTCACCGATGATGTCGCCGAACTGCGGCTGATCTTCGAGCATGGCGGCGGTCAGCCCGTGCACGTGGGTGGGACCGGGATCGACCCCGGGGTTGAGCAGGCTGACCACCGATTGCTCAACCCGGCCGGCGGTGTCGAGGCCGAGTACCGCCAGGCTGATGACCCGCGCCTGCCCCGGCCGAAAGCCCGAGGTCTCGACGTCGATGACGGCCCAGCCCGTGTGCGGTTCGCCTGTCGGAAGACCCCAGGAGATCGGGTTCATGGACTGAGAATGGCACGCCGGACCGACATCGCTCGGTCGCTGCGCGGTCGTGTCGCCACATACTTGGAGGAAGGCGCGGCCCGGCGCCCGGCGCCCGGCGCCGCGCTTGCGATCGCCTTTAAACTGCTGTGAATGCTGACCCCCCGCGCACGTCTGGCTCTGGCCGCCGGAGCGACCGCGCGCTGGGCATCGCGAGTCACCGGACGCGGGGCCGGAGCGATGATCGGCGGCCTGGTCGCGATGACACTGGACCGCTCGATCCTGCGCCAGCTCGCGGTGGGCAGGAGAACCGTCGTCGTCACCGGCACCAACGGCAAGTCCACGACGACCCGCATGACGGCCGCGGCGCTGGGGACGCTGGGCAGGGTGGCCACCAACGCCGAGGGCGCCAACATGGATGCCGGCCTGGTGGCCGCGCTGGCCGCCGACGGCGGCGCCGCGCTGGCCGCCCTTGAAGTCGATGAGATGCACGTGCCGCATGTCAGCGACGCCGTCGAGCCGGCCGTCATCGTGCTGCTCAACCTGTCGCGCGATCAGCTGGACCGGGTCGGCGAGATCAACGTGATCGAACGCACGCTGCGGGCCGGCCTGGCCCGGCATCCGCGCGCGGTCGTCGTCGCCAACTGCGACGACGTGCTGATGACCTCGGCCGCCTACGACAGCCCGAACGTGGTGTGGGTGGCCGCCGGCGGCTCGTGGGCGAACGACTCGGTCAGCTGCCCGCGCAGCGGCGAAGTGATCGTCCGTGACCAGGGCCACTGGTATTCCACGGGTGCCGACTTCAAGCGGCCCAGTCCGCAGTGGTGGTTCGACGACGAGACGTTGTACGGGCCCGACGGCCTGGCCCTGCCGATGGAGCTGGCGCTGCCCGGCGCGGTGAATCGGGGCAATGCCGCCCAGGCCGTCGCGGCCGCCGTCGCACTCGGCGCCGCCCCCGCTGCGGCGGTCGCGGCGGCGTCGGGGGTGGACGAGGTCGCGGGCCGCTACCGGACCGTGCGCATCGGCCGGCACGACGCCCGAATTCTGCTGGCCAAGAACCCGGCCGGCTGGCAGGAAGCGCTGTCGATGGTCGACAAGCACGCGGCCGGGGTGGTCATCTCGGTCAACGGGCAGGTGCCCGACGGCGAGGACCTGTCCTGGCTGTGGGATGTGCACTTCGAGCACTTCGAAGAAACCGCGGTGGTGGCGGCCGGCGAACGCGGCACCGACCTGGCGGTGCGCTTGGGGTACGCGGGCGTCGAGCACACCCTGGTGCACGACACCCTGGCGGCCATCGAGTCGTGCCCGCCGGGGCGTGTGGAGGTCGTCGCCAACTACACCGCCTTCCTGCGGCTACACCGAGCGTTGGCGCGGCATGGCTGAATCCACGCTGCGGATCGGGCTGGTGTTGCCCGACGTGATGGGCACCTACGGCGACGGCGGCAACGCGGTCGTGTTGCGCCGGCGGCTGCTGCTGCGGGGTATCGCGGCCGAGGTCGTCGAGATCACGCTGGACGACCCGGTGCCGGAGTCCTTGGACCTGTACACGCTGGGCGGCGCCGAGGACTACGCGCAACGGCTGGCCACGCGGCACCTGCTGCGGTACCCGGGCCTGCAGCGCGCCGCGCAGCGCGGCGCCCCGGTGTTGTCGATCTGTGCCGCCGTCCAGGTGCTCGGGCACTGGTACGAAACGTCGTCCGGGGAACGGGTCGACGGCGTGGGCATGCTGGACGCGACGACCTCCCCACAGGATGCGCGCACGATCGGCGAGCTGGTGAGCAAGCCGCTGCTGGCCGGGTTGACCCAGCAACTCACCGGGTTTGAAAACCACCGCGGCGGCACCGTGCTCGGTCCCGACGCCTCGCCGTTGGGTGCGGTGGTCAAGGGCGCGGGCAACAGGCGCGGCGACGGTTTTGACGGCGTGGTGCAGGGCAGTGTCGTCGCGACGTACATGCATGGACCGTGTCTGGCCCGCAACCCGGAGCTGGCCGACCTGCTGCTGAGCAAGGTGGTGGGTGAGCTGGCACCGCTGGAACTGCCCGAGGTGGACCTGCTGCGCCGCGAACGACTGGCGGCGCGCTAACCGTGCGGGCCGAGATGGCGAAAATCAGCCCGAGACTGGCTGCCGGCGCCG
The DNA window shown above is from Mycobacterium sp. Aquia_216 and carries:
- a CDS encoding type 1 glutamine amidotransferase; this translates as MAESTLRIGLVLPDVMGTYGDGGNAVVLRRRLLLRGIAAEVVEITLDDPVPESLDLYTLGGAEDYAQRLATRHLLRYPGLQRAAQRGAPVLSICAAVQVLGHWYETSSGERVDGVGMLDATTSPQDARTIGELVSKPLLAGLTQQLTGFENHRGGTVLGPDASPLGAVVKGAGNRRGDGFDGVVQGSVVATYMHGPCLARNPELADLLLSKVVGELAPLELPEVDLLRRERLAAR
- a CDS encoding Mur ligase family protein; the encoded protein is MLTPRARLALAAGATARWASRVTGRGAGAMIGGLVAMTLDRSILRQLAVGRRTVVVTGTNGKSTTTRMTAAALGTLGRVATNAEGANMDAGLVAALAADGGAALAALEVDEMHVPHVSDAVEPAVIVLLNLSRDQLDRVGEINVIERTLRAGLARHPRAVVVANCDDVLMTSAAYDSPNVVWVAAGGSWANDSVSCPRSGEVIVRDQGHWYSTGADFKRPSPQWWFDDETLYGPDGLALPMELALPGAVNRGNAAQAVAAAVALGAAPAAAVAAASGVDEVAGRYRTVRIGRHDARILLAKNPAGWQEALSMVDKHAAGVVISVNGQVPDGEDLSWLWDVHFEHFEETAVVAAGERGTDLAVRLGYAGVEHTLVHDTLAAIESCPPGRVEVVANYTAFLRLHRALARHG